A single Bdellovibrio sp. ArHS DNA region contains:
- a CDS encoding type IV toxin-antitoxin system AbiEi family antitoxin, which yields MDMKNRTKINELMTSWIPGAVYSVKWLKENGYTYSNLQIYKKSGWVKAIGAGALIKSGDEVGWPGAVWALQEQLKFPVHVGGKTAIEQAGSAQYLTMGKERVFLIAEPKTKLPTWFKNKKWDAEIVYLQSSLFDEGLKSLSIAEQGLTSVELGRLKLVYSSRERAMLEYLDQVPERHSFTEAHEIMENLLTLRPKLVQTLLAHCTSVKAKRLFLAMADRVNHPWLKKLDLSKVDLGSGSRQLVSGGEFDSKYKITIGNP from the coding sequence ATGGATATGAAAAATAGAACCAAAATAAATGAACTAATGACAAGCTGGATCCCCGGCGCTGTCTACTCTGTGAAGTGGCTCAAAGAGAATGGCTACACGTATTCGAACCTACAGATCTACAAAAAGAGCGGATGGGTAAAGGCCATAGGGGCGGGGGCCCTCATAAAGAGCGGTGATGAGGTTGGGTGGCCTGGGGCTGTTTGGGCTTTGCAAGAGCAACTAAAGTTCCCGGTTCATGTTGGCGGCAAAACTGCAATCGAGCAGGCCGGCAGCGCTCAATATCTTACGATGGGCAAGGAAAGAGTTTTTCTTATAGCGGAGCCCAAAACGAAGCTACCAACATGGTTCAAGAATAAGAAATGGGATGCAGAAATAGTCTACCTACAGTCTTCGCTGTTTGATGAAGGCCTTAAGTCGCTGTCAATTGCAGAGCAAGGTTTAACGTCCGTAGAGCTTGGCCGCTTAAAGCTCGTTTATTCCTCAAGAGAGAGAGCTATGCTCGAATACTTAGATCAGGTCCCAGAAAGACACTCGTTTACAGAAGCGCACGAGATAATGGAAAACCTGCTAACGCTAAGGCCAAAGCTTGTTCAAACATTGTTAGCTCACTGCACTTCAGTGAAAGCAAAAAGACTTTTTTTAGCAATGGCAGACAGAGTAAATCATCCATGGCTCAAAAAGCTTGATCTATCGAAAGTAGATTTAGGAAGTGGCAGTCGCCAGCTTGTGAGTGGCGGTGAGTTTGATAGTAAGTATAAGATCACAATAGGAAATCCCTAA
- a CDS encoding nucleotidyl transferase AbiEii/AbiGii toxin family protein translates to MSREKYVAYVDLMLKVLPYVAKEECFSLKGGTAINLFVRDMPRLSIDIDLAYVGLESRAKAIANAEAAVKRIKSDIEKSLSRTKVLAPTKSGPDNIGKLLVVKDGIQIKIEANPVIRGTAFESERRDLVESAENQFKVAFDVPVVSIPDLYGGKIVAALDRQHPRDIFDVKLLMENEGLTSDILKGFLVYLSSHNRPLPEVISPTKRNMKEAFSSEFEGMTNVDFSYSDFEKVREELIANIQEKLSNNQRKYLLSLQRGEPDWSLLDVANLSSLPAVQWKLENIQKMNPDRRAKELSALEQILKL, encoded by the coding sequence ATGAGTAGAGAAAAATATGTAGCCTATGTCGATTTGATGTTGAAAGTGCTTCCTTACGTAGCAAAAGAAGAATGCTTCAGTCTAAAAGGTGGCACAGCAATCAATCTTTTTGTCAGAGATATGCCTCGATTGAGCATTGATATTGATTTGGCCTATGTCGGCTTGGAGTCAAGAGCGAAGGCTATCGCAAATGCAGAGGCCGCAGTTAAAAGAATCAAGAGTGATATTGAGAAAAGTCTTTCAAGGACAAAAGTTTTGGCGCCAACAAAATCCGGCCCTGACAACATTGGGAAGTTGCTTGTGGTGAAAGATGGCATTCAGATTAAAATAGAAGCCAATCCAGTAATCAGAGGCACTGCATTTGAGAGTGAACGTCGAGATTTGGTTGAGAGCGCTGAAAATCAATTTAAAGTGGCCTTCGATGTTCCGGTGGTCTCCATCCCTGACTTGTACGGTGGAAAAATTGTCGCAGCCCTTGATCGTCAGCATCCGCGAGATATTTTCGATGTTAAGTTACTTATGGAAAACGAAGGCCTGACTTCAGATATTTTAAAAGGTTTTTTGGTCTATTTATCCAGCCACAATCGCCCATTGCCTGAAGTTATAAGCCCAACAAAAAGAAATATGAAAGAGGCTTTCTCCAGTGAGTTTGAAGGTATGACAAATGTCGATTTTTCATATTCTGACTTTGAGAAAGTTCGGGAAGAGTTAATTGCAAATATTCAGGAAAAGTTAAGCAATAACCAAAGGAAGTATCTTCTTTCTCTTCAGCGAGGCGAACCTGATTGGAGTCTTTTAGATGTTGCCAATCTCTCAAGCTTGCCTGCCGTGCAGTGGAAACTTGAGAATATCCAAAAAATGAATCCTGATAGACGAGCTAAGGAATTGAGTGCATTGGAGCAAATTCTTAAACTATAA
- a CDS encoding alpha/beta hydrolase: MRLSIFCTMFALVVGGLSHEAYAHGSSASFDLVPFKTIALSSAPSITIPIYKSSGHHGPAILLVHGNSSSSRSYVKQILGSLGVHRKIFALDLPGYGQSGKMPVHLPLPVDAQGLPLGFPQYQSGLVEAISLVANDAAVNAEVVVGWSLGGDLTLLTQGLGLLPNVKGIMMFGTAPAGAQSPAGIQPFKEPNIPGLPFTLGILPSFGFAFQMNPAALYGFDLGASFLDPVPAYAPAPINQAPNVGTAYVRAFFKESTRLSGQVPWIFYEDGMYRADARARASLGAIVLGFAPQGPIAFPDEIQVLQNLAGSPATSADDIKIAVLHGEEDAFVNLDYLKALKTNGLLPTLWKNKIHVIKDAGHAPHFERPAKFNHLLDGFVRDL, from the coding sequence ATGAGACTCTCGATTTTTTGCACGATGTTCGCGTTAGTTGTTGGAGGTCTGAGTCATGAGGCCTACGCCCATGGCTCTTCCGCTAGCTTTGATCTAGTCCCTTTTAAAACCATCGCTCTATCCAGCGCCCCCAGTATCACAATTCCTATTTACAAGAGTTCAGGGCATCACGGTCCTGCGATTCTTTTGGTGCACGGCAATTCTTCTTCCAGTCGATCTTATGTGAAGCAGATCTTGGGTTCCTTGGGTGTTCATCGAAAGATTTTTGCTTTGGATTTACCTGGGTATGGCCAATCCGGAAAAATGCCTGTTCACCTTCCCTTGCCCGTCGATGCTCAAGGTTTACCCCTTGGATTTCCTCAATACCAAAGTGGTCTTGTCGAGGCGATCAGTTTGGTGGCCAACGACGCGGCTGTTAACGCCGAGGTCGTCGTGGGCTGGAGCTTGGGAGGAGATTTAACGCTTCTGACACAAGGCTTGGGACTTCTTCCCAATGTGAAAGGCATCATGATGTTTGGAACGGCTCCGGCGGGGGCGCAATCCCCTGCGGGCATTCAACCCTTTAAAGAACCTAACATTCCCGGTCTGCCATTCACGCTGGGAATCCTTCCCTCTTTCGGTTTCGCTTTCCAAATGAACCCTGCGGCTCTTTATGGCTTTGATTTGGGTGCAAGCTTCTTGGACCCCGTGCCCGCTTATGCACCCGCGCCTATTAATCAAGCGCCGAATGTTGGTACGGCTTATGTCAGAGCTTTCTTTAAAGAGAGCACTCGCTTGAGCGGTCAAGTTCCTTGGATCTTCTATGAAGATGGAATGTATCGTGCCGACGCGCGAGCTCGTGCTTCTTTGGGTGCTATTGTTTTGGGATTTGCTCCCCAAGGGCCCATCGCCTTCCCTGATGAGATTCAAGTTCTTCAGAATCTGGCGGGCTCACCTGCGACCAGCGCGGACGATATCAAGATTGCTGTCCTGCATGGAGAAGAAGATGCCTTCGTCAATTTGGACTATTTAAAGGCGTTAAAAACGAACGGACTTTTGCCAACACTGTGGAAAAATAAAATCCATGTGATCAAAGATGCGGGACATGCGCCTCATTTTGAAAGACCGGCAAAGTTTAATCATCTGTTGGATGGGTTTGTTCGGGATTTGTGA
- a CDS encoding DUF2892 domain-containing protein, with amino-acid sequence MKKNIHPVERIIRIVLGAALTSLAFWGPANPWFLLGLVPLITGLLGWCPPYALLGINTCRLGKKG; translated from the coding sequence ATGAAAAAGAATATTCATCCCGTTGAAAGAATTATTCGCATCGTCCTTGGCGCTGCTTTGACTTCCTTGGCCTTTTGGGGACCCGCAAACCCGTGGTTCTTATTAGGACTAGTTCCCCTTATCACTGGTCTTTTAGGGTGGTGCCCACCTTATGCGTTGTTGGGTATTAACACGTGCAGATTGGGAAAAAAGGGATAA